The Catenuloplanes niger genome includes a window with the following:
- a CDS encoding PP2C family protein-serine/threonine phosphatase: MEDVFESAGSLREAYAAVDWAATPLGPVSSWSPTLIATVRMALRTRFAVTLLWGPEYVLVYNEAYVQMIADKHPAALGRPARDVFPEIWDTIGPMLDRAAGERATWADDLRLLLDRRGFLEETFFTFSYSAVASPDGAVEGVIDIASETTDRVIGNRRLALLHRLSERLADVEDRAALLDRALPVLRSAPADLADVTFSVTAPESWAPDTWRATASPAPSSTQVTVDGTVARVRLGDGAGQLTATLSPHLPVDEQYLGFLRLIGGALSHVLDRLQVRQAERLLASMERAMSEALQDSLLTHAAQPDNLRVAVRYRTSIAQAHIGGDWYDAFQLVDGLHTVVIGDVTGHDRAAAAAMAQIRNMLRGIAYTVERPPSQLLGALNDAMIGLGVDRFVTVVLGQFRDEPGRRTFRWSNAGHPPPVLLHPDGTVELLRRPPEILLGVTDPPARTDHEITLAPGAAVVLYTDGLIERRGVTFDESMRDLMETLTGRQDLDAEQLCDLLLDRYTEHAEDDIALTVVR, translated from the coding sequence GTGGAAGATGTTTTCGAGTCGGCCGGGTCGCTGCGCGAGGCGTATGCCGCGGTGGACTGGGCGGCGACTCCGCTCGGGCCGGTCTCGTCATGGAGCCCGACGCTGATCGCGACGGTACGGATGGCGCTGCGCACCCGGTTCGCGGTCACGCTGTTGTGGGGCCCGGAGTACGTGCTGGTCTACAACGAGGCGTACGTGCAGATGATCGCGGACAAGCACCCGGCCGCGCTCGGCCGCCCGGCCCGTGACGTCTTCCCGGAGATCTGGGACACGATCGGCCCGATGCTGGACAGGGCCGCCGGCGAGCGCGCCACCTGGGCCGACGACCTGCGGTTGCTGCTGGACCGGCGCGGCTTCCTCGAGGAGACGTTCTTCACGTTCTCCTACTCCGCGGTCGCGAGCCCGGACGGCGCGGTCGAAGGCGTGATCGACATCGCGTCCGAGACGACCGACCGGGTGATCGGCAACCGCCGGCTGGCGCTGCTCCACCGGCTCTCCGAACGGCTCGCCGACGTGGAGGACCGGGCCGCGCTGCTCGACCGGGCACTGCCGGTGCTGCGGTCCGCCCCCGCCGACCTGGCCGACGTCACGTTCTCCGTGACCGCACCCGAGTCATGGGCCCCGGACACCTGGCGGGCGACCGCCTCCCCGGCCCCGTCGTCGACCCAGGTGACCGTGGACGGCACCGTCGCCCGGGTCCGGCTCGGCGACGGCGCCGGACAGCTCACCGCGACGCTCAGCCCGCACCTGCCGGTCGACGAGCAGTACCTCGGCTTCCTGCGGCTGATCGGCGGCGCGCTCTCGCACGTACTGGACCGGCTCCAGGTCCGGCAGGCCGAACGGCTGCTCGCGTCGATGGAACGGGCGATGTCCGAGGCGCTGCAGGACAGCCTGCTCACCCACGCGGCACAACCGGACAACCTGCGGGTCGCGGTCCGTTACCGCACGTCGATCGCACAGGCGCACATCGGCGGCGACTGGTACGACGCGTTCCAGCTGGTGGACGGCCTGCACACCGTCGTCATCGGCGACGTGACCGGGCACGACCGGGCCGCCGCGGCCGCGATGGCCCAGATCCGCAACATGCTGCGCGGCATCGCCTACACCGTCGAACGGCCGCCGTCCCAGCTGCTCGGCGCGCTCAACGACGCGATGATCGGCCTCGGCGTCGACCGCTTCGTCACGGTCGTGCTCGGCCAGTTCCGCGACGAGCCGGGCCGGCGCACGTTCCGCTGGTCGAACGCCGGCCACCCACCACCGGTGCTGCTGCACCCGGACGGCACCGTGGAACTGCTGCGCCGGCCACCCGAGATCCTGCTCGGCGTGACGGATCCGCCGGCCCGCACCGACCACGAGATCACGCTGGCACCGGGCGCGGCGGTCGTGCTGTACACCGACGGGCTGATCGAGCGCCGCGGAGTCACGTTCGACGAGTCGATGCGCGACCTGATGGAGACGCTCACCGGCCGGCAGGACCTCGACGCGGAACAGCTCTGCGACCTGTTGCTGGATCGCTACACGGAACACGCGGAGGACGACATAGCGCTGACGGTGGTTC